Sequence from the Microbacterium dextranolyticum genome:
GGAGATGACCGACTACATCCACCAGCTCGAGCAGACCCGCGACACATGGGACTCCCCCGAGGCATCGGGAGACGCCATCGCCCAGGAGTTCGAGCGATACCTCCGCCGCGGCGGCGACGGACCTCGCGGATTCGGGCACGGCCCGGGACCCGGATCGGAAGGTCCACGTCGGTCCTGATACGATGGTCAGCTCCGACGCAGACGAACAGCAAGGGCCGAGGCGACCGAACGCCCCGGCCCTTCACTGTCCGACGACTCAGTAGGCCTGCAGCACACCGAAGCTCAGCAGCACGATGAGCACGAGGCCGAGGACCAGACGGTAGAGCACGAAGGGCAGGAAGCTGCCGCGCTTGAGGTAACGCATCAGGAACGCGATGACCGCGAGGCCGACGCCGAAGGCCACGACCGTCGCGACGCCCGTCTCGAACATGGTGTACACCTGCTCGCCCGGATCCTTGATCGCCTTGATGAGCTCGTACAGGCCGCTTCCGAACACGGCCGGCACCGCGAGCAGGAAGGCGACCTCGGCTGCTGCGGGGCGGGTGTAGCCGAGGGCGAGGCCCATCGTGGTGGTCGCGCCGGAACGCGAGACACCGGGGATCAGCGCCAGCATCTGGGCGAGACCGAGAGCGAGACCGTGGCCGTACGTGAGGTCGCGCTCGGTGCGGATGCGGCGCCCGAGAGCATCCGCCGCCCCCAGCAGCAGTCCGAACACGATGAGCACGATCGCCACGAGCCAGAGGTTTCGGAACGTCCCGCGGATGATGTCCTGGAAGAGGTAGCCGGCAATGCCGATCGGGATCGTTCCGATGATCACGATCCAGCCCATGCGGGCGTCGGCGTCGTTGCGCGCCACCTTCCCCGTGAGCGATCCGAACCATCGCGAGATGATGCGGACGATCCTGCTCCAGAAGTACACGAGCACCGCCAACTCGGTGCCGATCTGGGTGATGGCGGTGAAGGTGGCGCCGGGATCCTCGGCGGACGGCAGGAACTCTCCCATGATGCGCAGGTGAGCGCTGGAAGAGACGGGGAGGAACTCGGTGAGTCCCTGGACCAATCCCAGGATGATCGCCTCGAAAAGGTGCATGGGGGGCCTTTCAGTACGTGCGGATCAGATCGGTGAGCACGCGCTGCCCGAAGACCAACGCGTCGATGGGGACGCGTTCGTCCACTCCATGGAACATACCGGTGAAATCCAGCTCCGACGGAAGCCGCAGCGGGGCGAACCCGTAGCCGGCGATCCCGAGCTCTGCGAGGGCCTTGTTGTCGGTGCCGCCGCCCATGAGGTACGGGACGACGGGAACACCGGGGTCGTGACGATCGAGCGCTCCGACCATCGCCTCGACCAGCGCGCCCGAGAACGGCACCTCCAGCCCGATGTCGCGGTGCGCGATCTCGATGGCGACATCGTCGCCGACGATGCGCTGGATCTCCGCGAGCACGCGATCCTCCTGGCCGGGGAGCGTGCGCACGTCGATCGCGGCCGTCGCGGCATCCGGGATCACGTTGTGCTTGTACCCGGCCTCGAGCCCGGTGGGGTTGGTCGTCGTGCGGAAGGTGGAGCGTAGGAACCCCGCGGCGGGGCCCGTCGCCGCGGCGATCGCGTCGGGGTCCGTGGCGGCGGCGGGCGATGTCTCGTCCGAGCCGCACAGCGCGGCGAGACCAGCGACGGTCTGCCGCGTGGTGTCGGTCAGTTCGATCGGCCAGGCGGTGCGTCCGAGCGCGGCGACGGCCTCTGCCAGGCGCGTGACCGCGTTGTCGGGGTGGAATCGGCTGCCATGCCCGGCGATTCCGCGGGCCCGCAGCCGCATCCAGATCAGCGCCTTCTCCCCTACTTGCAGCAGATACGCCCGGCTGTCGGCGACCGGGATCGAGTATCCGCCCACCTCGCTGATCGCCTCGGTGGCGCCCGCGAACCACTCCGGACGGTCGCGCGCGACCAGCTGCGAGCCTTCCACGCCCCCGTTCTCTTCGTCGGCGAAGAAGACCAGGACGAGATCCCGTTCAGGACGCTCGCCCGCTCGCAGCAGGTCGGCGACGGATGCCAGGATCATGGCATCCATGTCTTTCATGTCGACGGCGCCGCGCCCCCACAGCATGCCGTCGCGCACGACGCCGGCGAAGGGATCCACGCTCCAGTCCTCCGCGACGGCGGGAACCACGTCGAGGTGGCCGTGCAGGACGAGCGCCGGCTTCGAGCTGTCGCGACCGGGCACCCTTGCCATCACATTCGTGCGGCGCGGAATCGGCTCGTAGTACTCCGGTTCGAGTCCGAGCGAGGTCAGGAATGCGCCGACGTACTCGGCCGCCTCGCGCTCACCGCGCGAGCGACCCTCGCCGTGATTCGTGGTGTCGAAGCGGATGAGGTCGCGGGCGATGCGAGCGACCTCGGGCAGATCCTCGAGCAGGGCGTCGGCGTCGGATGAAGCGGGGCTGTGAACCATGGCATCCACGCTAGCCGTCTCGGAAGGGGCCGTTCGCGCCGAACGTCCTCCGGTGACGCGGCGCCTTGGGGTCGACGCGTCGGAAACGGGAAAAGGGCCCCTTTCGGGACCCTTTTCCACTGTGCGCGAGGGGGGACTTGAACCCCCACGCCCTATACGGGCACTAGCACCTCAAGCTAGCGCGTCTACCTATTCCGCCACCCGCGCAGGTGGTGTTTTTCGGTTTTGCAACCGAGGAACGACACTACCACGTCTGCGGCGGAACCTGGAATCGGCCTCACCCGGCAGAGACGCCGAAGAGCATTCCGAGCACGTAGGTGACCGCGGCGGCGCCGAAGCCGATCGCGAGCTGGCGCAGTCCACGCCGCAGCGGCGGAGCACCGGAGAGCAGACCCACCATCGCGCCCGTGCCCACGAGGGCGGTGCCCACGAGGAGGAGCGCGAGGACGACCGCAGCGAGTCCGCTCAGTCCGAACAGCCACGGGATCACCGGGATGATCGCGCCCGATGCGAAGAAGAGGAAGCTCGATCCCGCGGCGCCGAGCGCGCTGCCGACGGTCTCGTGCTCGGCCGAGTTCTGCGGCTCGCGGGCGTAGGGCCGGGATCGATCGGATGCCTGAGCCTCGCTCACGACGCGACGTGCGGCCGCGAGCGCCTGCTCGGGGTCAAGCCCTCGGGTGCGGTAGACGAGCGCGAGCTCGTTCTCGTCGAGGTCGAGATCGGGAAGGCCGGCGTCGGCGAAGTTGCTCGGCTCCGTGGCATCCAGCAGTTCGCGCTGCGAACGCACCGACACGTACTCGCCCGCTCCCATCGAAAGGGCGCCCGCGAGCAGACCGGCGATGCCGCTGAACAGCACGAACTGCGGCGCGACACCCGTCGCACCGATGCCCATCACGAGTGCGAGGTTCGAGACGAGACCGTCGTTCGCGCCGAACACCGCCGCGCGGAACGTTCCCGACAGACGGCGGCGTCCCCGTGCCGCGAGGCCACGGACGACTTCGTGGTGCACCATCTCGTCGGCGACCATCCGCGGGGTTGCGAACGGCTCGTCCGCGTAGGGCGAGCGCGCCTCGGCGTTCTGCGCCAGCGCGAGCACGAAGATCGACCCGAACCTGCGTGCCATCCATCCGAGCATGCGCGACTCGGCGCTCGGCGACGGCATACGGTCGGGCTCTCCGCCGAGCAGCTCCAGCCAGTGAGCCTCGTGGCGCCCTTCGGCCTCGGCGAGGGCGAGCAGGATCTCGCGCTCCTCACCGTCGCGGCGCCGCGCGAGATCGCGGTACACCTGCGCTTCGGCGCGTTCGTCGGCCAGGTAGCGCGCCCAGCGGCGGCGGTCTCTCGCGGTGGGTTCGGCAGTCGCAGTCACGGGCGTCCACGTTATCCGGGCGCGCGTGCCGTCCGCCGCCTCAGGCCCGGATTGCCAGCATTTCGGGGTTCCGAACCACACCCCCGCCGGGGCCCGCGAGACCTCCCGTATGTACCGCAACACGCCGCGAAAGCGTACCGAGGCGAGGTCTCGCGGGGACTCCGACGCGCGACACGCCCCGCCGACAGCGGGTCGGCGGCTCAGGAGTGGACGCGGCGGCGCAGCACCTCGATGCGCGCCTGCAGCTGCGCGACCGTCGCGCGGGCGACCTCGGGGCCCCCGCAGATGCGGCGGAGCTCGGCATGCACGAGTCCGTGCGCTTCCCCGCTCTGACGGGCATACACGCCCACCAGGCTGTTGAGAAGCTGGCGCTGCTCGCGCAGCGTGCGATGCAGCGCGGGGGGCAGCCCGGCATCCATCGCGCCGTCGGCTGCGGCCGATTCCACACCACCGGCCTCTGCTCCGGAGCTCTCTCGGGCTTCGCGCACGCGTCGCAGGCGCCCCTGGCGCGCCTGACGCTGCATCAGCAACTCGTGCACGTGCTCGGGTTCGAGCAGTCCGGGCAGCCCGAGGAACTCCTCCTCCTCGGGCGTTCCCGGAACGGCGAGCTGGCCGAACTCCTTGCCGTCGTAGAGCACCCGGTCGAAGTGGGCGACCGACCCGAGCGCCTGGTACGAGAACTCCTGCTCCAGTTCGTCCGAGGCTTTGTCCTCGCGCTCGGCCTCGGCCAACAGCGTGTCTTCGAGTCCGTCATCGTCCCCGGACTCGCGGTCGAGCGCATGGTCGCGCTCGCGCTCCATCTCCCCGGCGAGCGTCAGCAGCACCGGCACGTTCGGGAGGAACACCGATGCTGCTTCACCCCGGCGTCGCGCCCGCACGAATCGGCCGATCGCCTGGGCGAAGAACAGCGGCGTCGAGGCGCTCGTGGCGTAGACGCCCACAGCGAGGCGCGGCACGTCGACCCCTTCGGAGACCATGCGCACCGCGACCATCCACCGCGTCGTCGACTGCGCGAACGTCTCGATCCGTCCGGAGGCGGCCTTGTCGTCGGAGAGCACGACCGCCGGAGCCTCCCCGGTGATCTCCCGGAGGATCGCGGCGTAGGCGCGCGCGGCGGTCTGATCCGTCGCGATGACGAGTCCGCCGGCATCCGGCACGTCCTGCCGCACCTCGCTCAGGCGCCGGTCCGCGCTGCGCAGGACCGCGGGGATCCAGTCCCCCTCGGGATCGAGTGCGGTGCGCCAGGCCTGCGAGGTGACGTCCTTCGTGTTGTCCTGGCCGAGATGGGCCTCGAGCTCGTCACCCGCCTTCGTGCGCCAGCGCATCTTGCCGGCATAGACGAGGAAGAGCACCGGGCGCACGACACCGTCGGCGAGGGCGCGCCCGTAGCCGTAGTTGTAGTCCGTCCGCGACAGGCGGATGCCCTTATCGTTCGGGTGGTACTCCACGAACGGGATCGGCGCGGTGTCGCTGCGGAAGGGCGTGCCCGACAGCAACAGCCTGCGCGTCGCGCGTCCGTACGCCTCACGCAGGGCATCGCCCCAGCTGAGCGCATCGCCGCCGTGGTGCACCTCGTCGAGCACCACGAGCGTGCGGGCGTCGTCGACGAGGTGCCGATGGACGGATGCCTTCACCGCGACCTGCGCGTACGTGACGGCCACCCCGTGGTACTGCCGTGCGTGCATCCGCTGCCGGTTGCTGAAACGCGGGTCCAGGCGGATGCCGACGCGCGCCGCCGCGTCGGCCCACTGCGTCTTCAGGTGCTCGGTCGGGGCGACGACCACGATCCGCTCGACCACGCCACGGCGAAGGAGCTCGGAGGCGAGGCGGAGCGCGAACGTCGTCTTTCCGGCGCCGGGTGTGGCAGCCGCGAGAAAATCGCGCGGGCCGCGGCCGACGCCCTCGGGCCCGTCCGCACCGAAGTAGACCTCGAGAGCCTCGGCCTGCCAGGCACGAAGGTTCTGCGCCGTTCCCCACGGCGCGCGCTGCGGGAACGAGGGCGACAGATGCTCCGCGGCGAAGCTGCCGAAGTGCTCCTGCCCCTGCTCGTCGGTCCCATCCACGATGGACCACCCTAAACGAGACCTCCCCCACCGGTGCCCGGATCGGTGCCTCGAGCGGCGTCCGCGGGTAGCCTCGAAGAGACCACGAGTCTGGAGAAGGCCATGCGCAGGAACGACCCCACGCCCGACGAGCACCGTTCGCCGTACATCCCCAACGACGCCGCCCACCCCTGGCGGCGGATGGTCGCGATCGGCGACTCGTTCACGGAGGGTATCGGCGATCCCATCCCCGGTACGGCCGACGGACACCGCGGCTGGGCGGATCGCGTCGCCGAGGTGCTCGGCGGCCAGGTGGAGGACTTCGCGTACGCGAACCTCGCCGTCCGCGGAAAGCTGATCGGTCAGATCGTCGCCGATCAGGTCGAGCCCGCCCTGGCGCTGAGCCCGGACCTCATCACGTTCTCGGCCGGAGGCAACGACGTCATCCGGCCCGGCGGCGACCCCGACGCGGTGGCGGAGCAGTTCGAGGATGCCGTGGCGCGTCTGAGCTCACAGGGCGCGACCGTCGTGGTGTTCACGGGTGTCGACACCGAGTTCACGCCCGTCTTCCGCGGCATCCGCGGCCGAGTGGCGATCTACAACGAGAACATCCGTGCCATCGCCGATCGGTACGACTGCATCGTCGCCGACCAGTGGGCGCTGAAGGAGGTGCAGGACATGCGCTTCTTCGATGACGACCGCCTGCACTACAACGCGCTGGGACACCACGAGATCGCGCGCATGGTGCTGCGCGCGCTGAACGTGCCCAATGACCTGCAGCCGCTCCAGCCCGACCCGCTGCCGACACTCACCTGGCGCGAGGCGCGTGGCAACGACCTGGTGTGGGCGCGCGCGCATCTCGTTCCGTGGGTGTTGCGGCGTCTGCGTCACCAGTCATCGGGAGACCACGTCACGGCCAAGCGACCCGACGCCTTGCCGGTGATCGTGGAGGCTCCGGCAGGGGACCGCACGGCGGGCCCGGGGACGATCGTCTGACGGCACTCGCCTGCGTGCAGGTGAGGGACGGGACCGTGGCGACCGTCTGTCAGGAGGCCGGGCGCAGCGCCCACAGGGCGACCGCCGCGGCGGACGCGACGTTGAGCGAGTCCACTCCCCCGGACATCGGAATCGTGACGACCGTGTCGGCGGATGCCAGGGCGCGCGCCGACAGTCCGTCGCCCTCGGACCCGAGCACCAGGGCCACCTGCGCCGGACGCGCGGCCACGAAATCATCGAGCGGGACGGCTCCGTCGGCGAGGGCCAGCGCGGCGACGTGCAGGCCCGAGGCATGCAGTGTCTCGAGGCTGCGGCTCCACGCGCCGCGACCGCCCTCGTCGTCCTCGGGAAGCCGTGTCCACGGCACCTGGAACACCGTCCCCATGCTCACGCGCACGCTGCGACGGTACAGCGGGTCGGCGCAGCGCGGGGTCACCAGGACGGCGTCGGCGCCGAGACCCGCTGCAGCGCGGAAGGCGGCTCCCACGTTGGTGTGGTCGACGATGTCTTCGAGGACGAGCACGAGGCGCGCGCCGGCCACCACCTCGGCGACGGAGGGCAGCGTCGGCCGGTGCATCGCCGCGAGCGCCCCGCGGTGCACGGTGTATCCGGTGACGCCGGCGGCGACCTCGTCGGAGACGAGATAGATCGGCGCTTCGGGCGCGAGGGTCCGGGCGTCCTCGAGCCACTTCTCCTGCACGAGGACGGAGCGCGGGACGTGCCCGGCGGCGACGGCGCGCGCGATGACCTTCGCCGATTCGGCGATGTACAGCCCCTCGGCCGGCTCGGTCCGCCGTCGCAGGGCGACGTCGGTCAGGTCTCGATAGTCCGACAGGCGGGCATCCGACGGATCGTCGATCCTCACGACAGGCATGACCGTCATGCTCGCACGCTTCGTAACCTGCCCGAAAACGAACGCGCGTAGGCTCGGCATATGACCACGGCGCTGGCGTTGGACGCACAGACGGCCGCGGGCGTCGGCCGTGCGATCGATGCTCTCGCCGGACGGCGTATCGCCGTGCTGACCGGGGCCGGCGTATCGACCGATTCGGGCATCCCCGACTACCGCGGTAAAGGGGCGCCCACGCGCACCCCGATGACAGCCCAGCAGTTCCTCTCCAGCGACGTCGCGCGCGGGCGCTACTGGGTCGGCAGTCACCTCGGGTGGCGCGCGTTCGCCGCGTCACGGCCCAACGGGGGCCATGACGCTCTGGCAGTGCTCGAGCGCGCGGGCGTCGTGACCGGCGTCGTCACCCAGAACGTCGACGGTCTGCACCTGCGCGCCGGCAGCAGCCGCGTCGTCGAGCTTCACGGCACGATGCGCCGGGTGCTGTGCACGCACTGCGGTCAGGTGTTCGATCGTCGCGACCTCGCGGAGCGCATCGAACGCGACAACCCGTGGATCGCGGTCCCGGATGCTGTGGAGCTGGGCCCGGACGGCGACGTCTTGCCGGCCTCGAGCGACGGGTTCGTGATCCCCTCGTGCAGCATCTGCGAGGGTGTCCTGAAGCCCGATGTCGTGTTCTTCGGCGAGTACATCCCGCTCGTCCGCTTCCGCGAGGCGGAGCAGGTCCTGGCATCCAGCGACGCGCTGCTCATCGCGGGATCGTCGCTCGTCGTGAACTCCGGCATCCGTCTGCTGGAACGGGCCCGTCGGCGCCGGTTGCCGATCGTGATCGTGAACCGCGGTGAGACCCGCGGCGACGCACGAGCGACGGTGAAGGTGGACGCGGGCACCACGGAGGTCCTGCGCTCGTTCGCCGATGCGCTCACCGCATCCTCCGGCGCCCTGCCCGGGCCGCGCTGACCCCGTTCGGCGTCCTGACGGCTCTTCCTTTCCTGGACCGTGGGCGCCGCGGCGGAGCTTTAGGCTCGAGAGGTGACAACGCTGCTTCTGGTGCGCCATGGCGAGACCGACTGGAATGCCACACGGCGCATCCAGGGGTCGACCGACATCCCCCTGAACGACACCGGTCGTGCGCAGGCCCACGAGACCGCCGCCGCTCTCGCCGCGCGGTACGCGGGCGAGAGTCCGGTCGTCGTCTCGAGCGATCTGTCGCGAGCACGCGAGACCGCGGGGATCATCGCCGCAGCTCTCGGTGTGCCCGTCTCACGCACGTACCCGCAGTTGCGCGAGCGCGCGTACGGTCAGGCGGAAGGTCTGACCGACGTCGAGTACCGCGAGCGTTTCGGCGACTTCGGCCGCGACAACGTCCCCGACGCCGAGACGAACGGACACCTGCGTACCCGAGCCGTCGCCGGAGTCCGCCGCGCGGTGCGCGATGCACGGCGCGACCATGCGCCGATCGACGTGCCCGTGATCGCTGTCGCGCATGGGGGTCTGATCGGGCAGCTCATCCGGCATGCGAGCGGCGACGCGCTGCCGTTGCCGGGCGAGCGGCTGGCGAACGCATCGACGCATGAGTTCCGGGTCGAGCGTGATCGGATCGGTCTGATCTCGTACGCGGCCGTCACGACCGCTCGCGCGGTGTGACCGGCTGACCCCTCTGAGGCTTTGCGGGACGCAGGGCCGGGTCAGGCCTCGGCGCGTGAGATCACGGTGCGCGCATGGCGCAGCACGGGTTCGTCGACCATGCGCCCCTCGAAGCGGAACGCTCCCCGCTCCCCCGTCGCCGCCGCGAGCAGTCGTCGCGACCGGGCGACGGTGCCCGCATCGGGTCGGTAGGCGGCTCTGATCGTGGCGACCTGGGCGGGGTGGATGCAGGCGGATGCCTGAAAGCCGCTGGCCGCGGCATCCTCCGCCTCGTGCCGAAGACCCACGTCGTCGGCGATGTCGACGTGGACGGCATCGATGGCGGCGATGCCGTGCGCGGCGGCGGCGAGCAGCAGGCGCGACCGGGCGTGCCGGACGACATCGCGATAGCCGCCGTCGGCGCGACGGCTGGACGTGCCCCCGAGAGAGGCGACGAGATCCTCCGAGCCCCAGCCGAGTCCGACCACGTTCGGGGCCGCGGCGACCTTTTCCGCGCGGACGAAGCCGCGCGCGGTTTCGCACTGCGCGATGACCTCGAAACGCGGATCGAGGCGGGCGATGCTCTTGGCCGACTCGGCCTTGGGCACCATGATCAGGCGGAAGTCCGTCTGCGACAGCGTCGCGATGTCGGCGACGGCCTCGGGCGTGTCGATCCCATTGATCCTGACGATCACTCGAGCGGGGTCCAGATGCGCATCGATGAGATATCCGCGCGCGGCGACCTTGTTCGCCGGCGCGACGGCGTCCTCGAGGTCGAGGATCACGGCGTCGGCGCGCTCCGCCGCCTTCTCGAATCGATCCGGACGATCCGCGGGGCAGAACAGGAGCGCGGGGCCGAGAGCGGGGTTCATGCGGGCTCCTCCTGTCGCCGGCCGCGGCTCCGGTCCGGCCGCACTCTCCACGGTACCGCGGTGGCCACCTGGCGACCGCGGAGATTCCACCGGCCCGGAGCCGTGATCGCCGTCGTGTGGGTGACGGTCACGATCGCATCACGGGCCCTCGGGCGCGCTGGCTCAGCCGGCCCGCCGCGGACTATTCTTCCGTCACCCGATGTCCCGAATGCAGCGAGGATGGACCGGATGGCAGCGAGCCCACCGCCGACGATGGCCGCCGAGACGGAGCGCGGCCGGGCGAAGTCCGAGCGCTACGACGCCCTGCGTCGTGAGGCGGCGAGGCTGTTCGCCGAGCACGGATTCGACGGCGTGAGCCTCGAGGACATCGGCGCCGCCGTGGGCATCTCGGGGCCGGGGGTGTATCGCCATTTCACGAGCAAGCGCGCGCTCCTCGGCGCGATCATGCTGCACGCCAGCGAAGACCTCCTCGACTCCGGGCGGGAGGTGCTGGAGGCGGACGCCGACGCCGTGACGCACCTGCGATCGCTCGTCGACTTCCACGTCGACTTCGCCGTGCGCTGCGCGGATCTGATCCGCGTGCACGATCGCGATCTCTCCCGGCTGAGCGACGACGACCGGCATCGGGTACGGCTACTGCAACGCGAGTACGTCGACCTCTGGACGTCCGTCCTCACGCGGCTGCACCCGGGCCGCGGCGACGACGAGCACCGTGTGCGGGCGCATGCCGGCTTCGGCCTCATCAACTCGACCTCCCACTCGATGAGCGCACGGCGCGACGCGTCGCCCGATGCTGCGGTGCGTCGGATTCTCGCCGACATGGCCGTCGCCGCACTGTTGGCCCCCTGAGGTCGCTGCCCGAGGACGCTGGCGCGGAGCGACGGACGTGGCGTGTTGTAGTTTGGCGCTATGGGATCGCTCGACCGTGTCGACCTCGAACTGCTCAGCGCACTGGCGTCCGACCATCGGGCGACTGTCGTGGCTCTCGCCGATCGACTCGGCCTCTCGCGGAACACGGTTCAGGCGCGGATGGCGCGCCTGGAGCGCTCCGGCGTCTTCCAGTCGTTCGAACGGGCCATCTCACCGGCCGCGCTCGGGTACCCGATCGAGGCGATGGTCAGTGCGATCGTGCGCCAGGCCGACGTCGCGAGGATCACCGCGGAGATCTCCGAGATCCCCGAGGTGATCCAGGCGCACGGCATGAGCGGTCAGGTGGATCTGCTCGTGCGCGTCGTCGCCCGCGACACCCAGCATCTCTTCGATGTCGACGCGCGCATTCTCGCGATCGACGGTGTCGAACGCACCGAGACTTCGCTCGTCATGGGCGAGGTCATCGGATTCCGGGTTCGACCGCTCCTGGAATCGGCTCGACGGGAACAGTGAGGGTCTCGTCCTCCCTCGGCGCGAGCCGGACGAGGACGACCCCCGCCAGCAGCACCGCACCGCCGACGACCTGCACGGGGCCGGGTGTCTCGCCCAGCAGCAGCCACGCGAAGCCGAGCGCGAACAGCACCTCGCTGAGGCCGACGAAGGATGCCAGGCGTGAGCCCACTCTCGGCACCGCCATCACTCCCCAGGCGTACCCGAGCGTCGTCGCCACGGCGCCCACCCACAGGATCGACAGGATTCCGGGCACCTCGATCCCGCGGAACGACAGCACGACCTCCGGCGCGGCGAACGGGATGATTCCCGTCACCGCGGTCAGGGCCATCACGGCCGCGCCGACGAGAAGCCCGCCTGAGGCGAGGGCGAGGGGCGGAAGGTCGTCGCCGGTGCGCTCGCTCATGACGAAGTAGACGCACACCGTCGCCGCGGCGCTGAGCGCCATCAGCACGCCGATCGGATCGAAACGCGCCCCCGAGATGTCGACGACGAGCACGAGCCCGGCGATCGCGACCACGGATCCGATCAGCACCAGACGCGAGGGCGCTCGGCGGGTGCGTATCCACACGAAGGCGACGAGCAGCACGGGCGCGAGGTACTGGATCAGAAGCGCGACGGCGACGGGCATCCGTTGCATCGCGGAGAAGAAGAGCATCTGGCATCCCGCGACGGGCACGAGGCCGAACACGAGGAGCGAGCGCGAGTGCCGACGCAGGAAGAACCGTTGCCGCCGCGCGGCGCGCACGAGCGCGGGCGAGAGGATGATCCCCGCGAGCCCCATCCGCACGATCAACGCCGCGGAGAGCGACCACCCGGCCTCGAGCAGCGG
This genomic interval carries:
- a CDS encoding undecaprenyl-diphosphate phosphatase; translated protein: MHLFEAIILGLVQGLTEFLPVSSSAHLRIMGEFLPSAEDPGATFTAITQIGTELAVLVYFWSRIVRIISRWFGSLTGKVARNDADARMGWIVIIGTIPIGIAGYLFQDIIRGTFRNLWLVAIVLIVFGLLLGAADALGRRIRTERDLTYGHGLALGLAQMLALIPGVSRSGATTTMGLALGYTRPAAAEVAFLLAVPAVFGSGLYELIKAIKDPGEQVYTMFETGVATVVAFGVGLAVIAFLMRYLKRGSFLPFVLYRLVLGLVLIVLLSFGVLQAY
- a CDS encoding M20/M25/M40 family metallo-hydrolase, whose amino-acid sequence is MVHSPASSDADALLEDLPEVARIARDLIRFDTTNHGEGRSRGEREAAEYVGAFLTSLGLEPEYYEPIPRRTNVMARVPGRDSSKPALVLHGHLDVVPAVAEDWSVDPFAGVVRDGMLWGRGAVDMKDMDAMILASVADLLRAGERPERDLVLVFFADEENGGVEGSQLVARDRPEWFAGATEAISEVGGYSIPVADSRAYLLQVGEKALIWMRLRARGIAGHGSRFHPDNAVTRLAEAVAALGRTAWPIELTDTTRQTVAGLAALCGSDETSPAAATDPDAIAAATGPAAGFLRSTFRTTTNPTGLEAGYKHNVIPDAATAAIDVRTLPGQEDRVLAEIQRIVGDDVAIEIAHRDIGLEVPFSGALVEAMVGALDRHDPGVPVVPYLMGGGTDNKALAELGIAGYGFAPLRLPSELDFTGMFHGVDERVPIDALVFGQRVLTDLIRTY
- a CDS encoding VIT1/CCC1 transporter family protein; the encoded protein is MTATAEPTARDRRRWARYLADERAEAQVYRDLARRRDGEEREILLALAEAEGRHEAHWLELLGGEPDRMPSPSAESRMLGWMARRFGSIFVLALAQNAEARSPYADEPFATPRMVADEMVHHEVVRGLAARGRRRLSGTFRAAVFGANDGLVSNLALVMGIGATGVAPQFVLFSGIAGLLAGALSMGAGEYVSVRSQRELLDATEPSNFADAGLPDLDLDENELALVYRTRGLDPEQALAAARRVVSEAQASDRSRPYAREPQNSAEHETVGSALGAAGSSFLFFASGAIIPVIPWLFGLSGLAAVVLALLLVGTALVGTGAMVGLLSGAPPLRRGLRQLAIGFGAAAVTYVLGMLFGVSAG
- a CDS encoding DEAD/DEAH box helicase — its product is MDGTDEQGQEHFGSFAAEHLSPSFPQRAPWGTAQNLRAWQAEALEVYFGADGPEGVGRGPRDFLAAATPGAGKTTFALRLASELLRRGVVERIVVVAPTEHLKTQWADAAARVGIRLDPRFSNRQRMHARQYHGVAVTYAQVAVKASVHRHLVDDARTLVVLDEVHHGGDALSWGDALREAYGRATRRLLLSGTPFRSDTAPIPFVEYHPNDKGIRLSRTDYNYGYGRALADGVVRPVLFLVYAGKMRWRTKAGDELEAHLGQDNTKDVTSQAWRTALDPEGDWIPAVLRSADRRLSEVRQDVPDAGGLVIATDQTAARAYAAILREITGEAPAVVLSDDKAASGRIETFAQSTTRWMVAVRMVSEGVDVPRLAVGVYATSASTPLFFAQAIGRFVRARRRGEAASVFLPNVPVLLTLAGEMERERDHALDRESGDDDGLEDTLLAEAEREDKASDELEQEFSYQALGSVAHFDRVLYDGKEFGQLAVPGTPEEEEFLGLPGLLEPEHVHELLMQRQARQGRLRRVREARESSGAEAGGVESAAADGAMDAGLPPALHRTLREQRQLLNSLVGVYARQSGEAHGLVHAELRRICGGPEVARATVAQLQARIEVLRRRVHS
- a CDS encoding SGNH/GDSL hydrolase family protein, yielding MRRNDPTPDEHRSPYIPNDAAHPWRRMVAIGDSFTEGIGDPIPGTADGHRGWADRVAEVLGGQVEDFAYANLAVRGKLIGQIVADQVEPALALSPDLITFSAGGNDVIRPGGDPDAVAEQFEDAVARLSSQGATVVVFTGVDTEFTPVFRGIRGRVAIYNENIRAIADRYDCIVADQWALKEVQDMRFFDDDRLHYNALGHHEIARMVLRALNVPNDLQPLQPDPLPTLTWREARGNDLVWARAHLVPWVLRRLRHQSSGDHVTAKRPDALPVIVEAPAGDRTAGPGTIV
- a CDS encoding TrmH family RNA methyltransferase, whose translation is MPVVRIDDPSDARLSDYRDLTDVALRRRTEPAEGLYIAESAKVIARAVAAGHVPRSVLVQEKWLEDARTLAPEAPIYLVSDEVAAGVTGYTVHRGALAAMHRPTLPSVAEVVAGARLVLVLEDIVDHTNVGAAFRAAAGLGADAVLVTPRCADPLYRRSVRVSMGTVFQVPWTRLPEDDEGGRGAWSRSLETLHASGLHVAALALADGAVPLDDFVAARPAQVALVLGSEGDGLSARALASADTVVTIPMSGGVDSLNVASAAAVALWALRPAS
- a CDS encoding Sir2 family NAD-dependent protein deacetylase; this translates as MTTALALDAQTAAGVGRAIDALAGRRIAVLTGAGVSTDSGIPDYRGKGAPTRTPMTAQQFLSSDVARGRYWVGSHLGWRAFAASRPNGGHDALAVLERAGVVTGVVTQNVDGLHLRAGSSRVVELHGTMRRVLCTHCGQVFDRRDLAERIERDNPWIAVPDAVELGPDGDVLPASSDGFVIPSCSICEGVLKPDVVFFGEYIPLVRFREAEQVLASSDALLIAGSSLVVNSGIRLLERARRRRLPIVIVNRGETRGDARATVKVDAGTTEVLRSFADALTASSGALPGPR
- a CDS encoding histidine phosphatase family protein gives rise to the protein MTTLLLVRHGETDWNATRRIQGSTDIPLNDTGRAQAHETAAALAARYAGESPVVVSSDLSRARETAGIIAAALGVPVSRTYPQLRERAYGQAEGLTDVEYRERFGDFGRDNVPDAETNGHLRTRAVAGVRRAVRDARRDHAPIDVPVIAVAHGGLIGQLIRHASGDALPLPGERLANASTHEFRVERDRIGLISYAAVTTARAV
- a CDS encoding HpcH/HpaI aldolase/citrate lyase family protein: MNPALGPALLFCPADRPDRFEKAAERADAVILDLEDAVAPANKVAARGYLIDAHLDPARVIVRINGIDTPEAVADIATLSQTDFRLIMVPKAESAKSIARLDPRFEVIAQCETARGFVRAEKVAAAPNVVGLGWGSEDLVASLGGTSSRRADGGYRDVVRHARSRLLLAAAAHGIAAIDAVHVDIADDVGLRHEAEDAAASGFQASACIHPAQVATIRAAYRPDAGTVARSRRLLAAATGERGAFRFEGRMVDEPVLRHARTVISRAEA